The sequence below is a genomic window from Entelurus aequoreus isolate RoL-2023_Sb linkage group LG15, RoL_Eaeq_v1.1, whole genome shotgun sequence.
aggcgaaaaccgtttatcaacaacacccagaaacaccatcggctttgctgggcctgagctcatctaagatggactgatgcaaagtggaaaagtgttctgtggtctgacgagtccacatttcaaattgtttttggaaactgtggacgttgtgtcttccggaccaaagaggaaaagaaccatccggattgttataggcgcaaagttcaaaagccagcatgtgtgatggtatgggggtgtattagtgcccaagacatgggtaacttacacatctgtgaaggcaccattaatgctgaaaggtacatataggttttggagcaacatatgttgccatccaagcaacgttaccatggacgcccctgcttatttcagcaagacaatgccaagccacgtgttacatcaacacggcttcatagtaaaagagtgcgggtactagactggcctgcctgtagtccagacctgtctcccattgaaaatgtgtggcgcattatgaagcctaaaatagcacaagggagacccccggactgttgaacaacttaagctgtacatcaagcaagaatgggaaataattccacctgagaagcttcaaaaatgtgtctcctcagttcccaaacctttactgagtgttgttaaaaggaaaggccatgtaacacagtggtgaacatgccctttcccaaccactttggcacgtgttgcacccatgaaattctaagttaatgattatttgcaaacaataattaAATTTCGAAATTcgaacattaaacatcttgtctttgcagtctattcaattgaatataatttgaaaaggatttgcaaatcattgtattctgtttttatttacgcatTACaccacgtgccaactttactggttttgggtttttgtacATTATTACTGAAATTTGAGCATTATTTCTCGTCGTTCTTATTTATTTTGTGCTAAGTTGTGTCTGTCCTTATTTATTTGGAAGTCGTATTTTTTGCTAGTCAAACATTCCACAGACTGGATCATTCTACTATAAAAATGCATTGGCTATCATTAAGTCACGATACATAACAAGCGGTGTAGCCAAACCTGCTGGacttttatattttgttttatttggtgacatattatataaaaaaatatatggaatTACCTGACTtgcaggatgttcattcagttgtttaattcatttttgttgaaaaaaaaaaacatgacacagaacaatagCCATTTCAAAAcaagaaacactaaaataaatcaagaaaattAATTGGGGCAATAACAGTTTTATATTTGGATCAAAGTTGAGGAAACATTATGGAATCACCCTGTAATTTTTCATTTCCAAATTTAAGATTTAGCCTGTAGcctgtaagtatgtgtgtgtgtgtatatatatatatatatatatatatatatatatatatatatatatatatatatatatatatatatatatatatatatatatatatatatatatatatatatatatatatatatatatatatatatatatatatatatattgttttaacccaatgtggccccggagtcaaaaagtaaATATGTGAATGTAATTTTTGTTGCAATTTTAATGTTTGTAAGCAATTTCACGCACCACATAtatgatttttctgtcaaaatgtaaagaaCGAATACCGTACTTGTATTTACATAAGAAACGATGCGTTCGTGGGCCATATGAAATGACATAGCGGGCttttagtttgacacctgtggcatgGCCCATTGTGTTAAACTATAAAATGAATATGTATTAAAATTCTCTGTTACAAGGTCTCTCTCTCGATGAAAACGAGTTTGCCCAAAAACAAATGACGTCATACAGTATTTGTAACTTTACGTGTTAGTAGCCATATGCACTACTTTCCACCGGTATATGAACGCACCATCTGACTGAGACCGCATTGTTGCCTTGCCAAAGGGAATTGTAGTCCTTATGTGATTCATCCTATCGTAGCGCCTACTGATGAAAACTACAACCCCCCTAATCCTTCCAAAGCGGAAGTGTCTCAAAGAAAAGACAGCAACAATGTCTAACGCGGTGAAGAAGCGAAAATTCGATAAAACCCGCCAGGACAGCCTTTATTTTGACAGCTACTCAGACGTGACGATCCACGAGGAGATGATCGCGGACCACGTCCGGACCAACACGTACCGACTCGCCATTCTGAAGAACAGCGAGTCGATCCGGGGCAAGGTGGTCCTGGACGTGGGGGCTGGCACCGGCGTCCTCAGCATGTTCTGCGTGCAGGCCGGCGCCAAGAAAGTGTACGCCGTGGAAGCGTCCTCCATCGCCGAGCAGGCCGCCAAAATCGTCGAACATAACAACATGGAGGACAAGATCCAAGTGGTGCGAGGCACGGTGGAGACCGCGGAGCTCCCGGAGTTGGTGGACGTGATTGTGAGCGAGTGGATGGGCTACGCGCTCCTCCACGAATCCATGCTCAACTCGGTGCTGTTCGCCCGCGACAAGTGGCTGAAAAAGCCCGGCGGCGTCCTCCTGCCCGACAAGGCGCAGCTCTACATCGCGCCCATCAGCGAGCCGGTGGCGGAGGACCGCCTGCACTTCTGGCACACCGTCAAGGACACGTACGGCGTCGACATGTCGTGCATGAGCGACTTCGCCCGCAAATGCATCAAGAACTCCGACATCTCCATCAGCCCGGTGGCCGCCGAGGACGTGCTCTCCCACCCGGCCCGCTTCGCCGAGCTGGACCTGAGCGCGGCCGCGGTGGAGCAGCTGCGGTCGGTTAAAGGCCACTTCCGGTGCGAGTCGTTCGGGTCCGCGGCCGTGAACGCCTTCTGCGTCTACTTCGCGGTCTCCTTCCCCTGCCCGGACCGGCCGCTGGTGCTGTCCACGTCCCCGTTCATGCCGGAGACCCACTGGAAGCAAGCGGTCCTGTACCTGGACGCTCCCGTGGACGTGACGCAGGACACTCTGGTGAGCGGTGAGGTCAACATGTATCCTTCTGAggagagtgacagacatgtttgcaTCGGTCTGGAGTACACCATCGGGAAACATAAAACACACACTAAGACCTTTTCTATCCCCGACTGGACCGCGGAGACACTGTCCTAGTTTAGGTGTAATCACTATATTATTGTAGGGCtgggtcagacctgggcaaattaaggcccgggggccgcaagcaacccgttaagcttttcaatctggcccgccggacattcccaaatattttttttttatatccttAAGACAGAAacttgtagctgccattatgatgtgcagtgatgttttctaattaccagaagtcttcaactataccgggggtcggcaacacgcggctctagagccgcatgcggctctttagcgccgccctagaggCTCTCTGGAgatatttcaaaaatgtatgaagaatggaaaaagatgaggggaaaaaaatctattttttttgttttagtatgatttctgtaggaggacaaacaggacacaaacctccctaattgttataaatcacactgtttgtattaaacatgcttcactgattcgagtatttggcgagcgccgttctGTCCTACttcttttggcggtccttgaactcaccgtatagtttgtttacatgtataactttctccaactttctaggacgtgttttatgccactttttctgtctcatttagtccaccacacttttaacgttgtgcatgagtgcacaaaggtgagttttgttgatgttcttgacttgtgtggagtgctaatcagacatttggtcactgcacgactgcaagctaatcgatgctaacatgctatttaggctagcgatatgtacatattgcatcattatgcctcatttgtagctatatttgaggtcatttagtttcctttaagtcctcttaattaaatgtatgtctaatgacacatgtaatatggcttttaattttgtgcggctccagacagatttgtttttgtatttttggtccgatatggctctttcaacattttgggttgccgacccctgaactatacaaggtacttcaatggttggaatctgcgcttttgcatgatatactagttactatggtaatctaattaattactatggtaatctaaatcacagcagGTGTCAGGGACGGATGCAAAAAGAGatgttttacaacaaagttctaaaacttagtgatgtatcaggtATAGCAGATCGTAGGTGTTTTTTTTCACCCTTCGCACTCATATGTGTTTGTCGCATTttcgttttgcttgattgtaaaatatgtcgatcaagaaggggtgtgacgttcatatgttgtcaatatttagtgttttatcggtcatagttaatattgtaagtcccacattctttatttgtgtcgttcattaaaaaaaaaaaagaaatccattccgtttttagcattcaatcagacattattgcgaggttttgtatcagtgttccctaaaaatcagatataccagcCCCCGGATGCATTTTTGTCTCTAAATCTGGGCCCCCCAGAGTCAaactaattgcccaggcctgggctgGTTTAAGCGCGTGAAGTGCAAGTTTATGTCAATATGGTGTAAGAATCGACCGATTATTCGACGTACATCCACATTGGCCAATATTCAATCGCGAGGggttgtgacgttcatatgttgtcaatattcagtgttttatcggtcataggtaatattgtaaataccacattctttattttcaagtacattctgggtgtgtcattcagaaaataaacacaaattctgttttttaaggtggtctgtcatgacgtttttagcattcaatcagacattaatgtgaggtttttgtattagtgttcctaaaaatcacccccccagacacatttttttctctaaatttggccccccgagtgaaaataattacccaggcctggtctaaagcttagtgatgtatcagatcgtaggtgggttATTTTTACCCTCATATGTGTTTGTCGCATtttcgtttcgcttgattgttaaatatgtcgatcaagaaggggtgtgacgttcatatgttgtcaatattcagtgttttatcgttcatagttaatattgtaagtcccacattctttattgtcgttcattaaacaaaaaatttaaattccattccgtttttagcattcaatcagacattattgcgaggttttgtattagtgttccctaaaaatcagatataccggcccccggatgcatttttttctctaaatctgGACCCCAGAATCAaactaattgcccaggcctgggctgGGTTAAGCACGTGAAGTGCAAGTTTATGTCAAAATGGTGTAAGAATCGACCGATTATTCGACGTACATCCACATCGGCCAATATTCAATCgcgagggggtgtgatgttcatatgttgtcaatgttcagtgttttatcggtcataggtaatattgtaaatcccacattctttattttcatgtacattctgggtgtgtcaTTCAGAAAAGAAACAAAAATTCCGTTTttgaaggcggtctgtcataacgtttttagcattcaatcagacattattgtgaggttttctattagtgttcctaaaaatccgaTATACCGACcccacaaacacatttttttctctaaatttggccccccgagtgaaAATAATTACCCAGGCCTGGTCTAAAGCTTAGtgctgtatcagattgtaggttctTTCTGCGTCTACTTCGCGGTCTCCTTCCCCTGCCCCGACCGGCCGCAGCCGCTGGTGCTGTCCACGTCCCCGTTCATGCCGGAGACCCACTGGAAGCAAGCGGTCCTGTACCTGGACGCTCCCGTGGACGTGACGCAGGACACTCTGGTGAGCGGTGAGGTCAACATGTATCCTTCTGAggagagtgacagacatgtttgcaTCGGTCTGGAGTACACCATCGGGAAACATAAAACACACACTAAGACCTTTTCTATCCCCGACTGGACCGCGGAGACACTGTCCTAGTTTTTGTGTAATCACTATATTATTGTAGGGCtgggtcagacctgggcaaattaaggcccgggggccgcaagcaacccgttaagcttttcaatctggcccgccggacattcccaaatcatttttttttaaatcctcaaGACAGAAacttgtagctgccattatgatgtgcagtgatgttttctaattaccagaagtcttcaactataccgggggtcggcaacacgcggctctttagcgccgccctagaggCTCTCTGGAgatatttcaaaaatgtatgaagaatggaaaaagatgaggggaaaaaaatctattttttttgtttcagtatggtttctgtaggaggacaaacatgacacaaacctccctaattgttataaatcacactgtttgtattaaacatgcttcactgattcgagtatttggcgagcgccgttctgtcctacttattttggcggtccttgaactcaccgtatagtttgtttacatgtataactttctccaactttctaggacgtgtttcatgccactttttctgtctcattttgtccaccacacttttaacgttgtgcatgagtgcacaaaggtgagttttgttgatgttattgacttgtgtggagtgctaatcagacatttggtcactgcatgactgcaagctaatcgatgctaacatgctatttagccaactatatgtacatattgcatcattatgcctcatttgtagctatatttgaggtcatttagtttcctttaagtcctcttaattaaatgtatgtctcatgacacatgtaatatgccttttaattttttgcggctccagacagatttgtttttgtatttttggtccaatatggctctttcaacattttgggttgccgacccctgaactatataAGGtacttcaatggttggaatctgcgcttttgcatgatatgctagttactatggtaatctaattagttactatggtaatctaaatcacagcagATGTTAGGGACAGATGCAAAAAGAGatgttttacaacaaagttctaaaacttagtgatgtatcaggtATAGCAGATCGTaggtggtttttttttacccttcgcactCATATGTGTTTGTCGCATTttcgttttgcttgattgtaaaatatgtcgatcaagaaggggtgtgacgttcatatgttgtcaatattcagtgttttatcgttcatagttaatattgtaagccccacattctttatttgtgtaattcattaaaaaaaaaaaaaaattccattccgtttttagcattcaatcagacattattgcaaaggttttttattagtgttccctaaaaatcagatataccagcccccggatgcatttttttctctaaatcagGGCCCCCCAGAGTCAAACTAAATGCCCAGGCCTGGGCTGGTTTAAGC
It includes:
- the prmt6 gene encoding protein arginine N-methyltransferase 6 — its product is MKTTTPLILPKRKCLKEKTATMSNAVKKRKFDKTRQDSLYFDSYSDVTIHEEMIADHVRTNTYRLAILKNSESIRGKVVLDVGAGTGVLSMFCVQAGAKKVYAVEASSIAEQAAKIVEHNNMEDKIQVVRGTVETAELPELVDVIVSEWMGYALLHESMLNSVLFARDKWLKKPGGVLLPDKAQLYIAPISEPVAEDRLHFWHTVKDTYGVDMSCMSDFARKCIKNSDISISPVAAEDVLSHPARFAELDLSAAAVEQLRSVKGHFRCESFGSAAVNAFCVYFAVSFPCPDRPLVLSTSPFMPETHWKQAVLYLDAPVDVTQDTLVSGEVNMYPSEESDRHVCIGLEYTIGKHKTHTKTFSIPDWTAETLS